In a genomic window of Ptiloglossa arizonensis isolate GNS036 chromosome 12, iyPtiAriz1_principal, whole genome shotgun sequence:
- the LOC143152997 gene encoding segment polarity protein dishevelled homolog DVL-3-like, which yields MEETKIIYHIDDEETPYLVKLTISPERVTLADFKNVLNRPNYKYFFKSMDDDFGVVKEEIVDDDAHLPCFNGRVVSWLVSAEGSNVSDGASQCTDSVAHSEAKHDRVDHVTPGHTNRGPPPLSHDDTLTETESIISSRQGHHLHKSSRHHSDKYEKYNKYNGLRINGHSKHRSGHGYETASILSSDLETTTFLESDDDASSRITSTTGRHTNMSSTVDRATLDRRRPQRRRRHRLPPMSRTSSFSSITDSTMSLNIITVSLNMDTVNFLGISIVGQSNKGGDGGIYVGSIMKGGAVALDGRIEPGDMILQVNDINFENMSNDEAVRVLREVVQKPGPIKLVVAKCWDPNPKGYFTIPRTEPVRPIDPGAWVAHTAAIRGEGFPPRPPSATTLTSTSSSLASTLPDTERPLEELHLTVNTDMPTIVRAMARPDSGLEIRDRMWLKITIPNAFIGADVVDWLNTHVEGFIDRRDARKYASLMLKAGFIRHTVNKITFSEQCYYIFGDLCSAMSSMKLDCDTVGPLPPPNAWDMPYSGTYAPHSATGYSPMPFNFTNEPTVYGYHREESVHSGSGGSSAGSEHICKEPIHDLKSCSSASETELHIPSVPTMPNKNSGNGNGSNGKRSNGSRSRSSGSEQSVQTGTGSGNQQNQQDLSGSRQSFRIAMGNPCEFFVDVM from the exons ATGGAAGAGACTAAGATCATTTATCACATCGACGATGAGGAGACCCCTTACCTGGTGAAGCTCACCATATCACCGGAAAGGGTCACTCTTGCCGACTTCAAGAATGTCTTGAATCGGCCGAATTATAAGTATTTCTTCAAATCAATGGACGATGATTTTGG TGTggtgaaagaagaaattgtagATGATGATGCCCATCTGCCCTGTTTCAATGGACGTGTTGTCTCTTGG TTGGTGTCGGCTGAAGGCAGTAATGTGTCAGATGGTGCATCACAATGCACAGATTCTGTGGCACACAGCGAGGCAAAACATGATCGTGTTGATCATGTAACACCTGGTCATACAAATCGTGGTCCACCGCCACTTTCACACGATGATACTTTAACTGAAACTGAAAGTATTATAAGTAGTCGACAAGGGCATCATTTGCATAAAAGTTCAAGACATCATTCAgacaaatatgaaaaatataataagtaTAATG GACTTCGTATAAACGGTCATTCAAAGCACAGATCAGGCCACGGTTATGAGACTGCTTCTATTTTAAGTTCAGATTTAGAAACAACAACATTTTTAGAGTCAGATGACGATGCAAGTAGCCGTATAACGTCAACAACAGGCAGACATACCAATATGAGTAGTACAGTTGACAGAGCTACCTTAG ATCGACGTAGACCACAAAGAAGACGACGTCACAGATTACCACCAATGTCTAGAACATCATCCTTTAGCAGTATCACAGACAGTACAATGTCCTTAAATATTATAACAGTTTCATTAAACATGGATACTGTTAACTTCCTTGGAATTAGTATTGTTGGTCAAAGTAATAAGGGTGGAGATGGGGGAATCTATGTTGGTTCAATAATGAAAGG GGGAGCTGTTGCTTTAGATGGTCGAATAGAACCTGGTGACATGATTCTTCAAGTAAATGATATTAACTTTGAGAATATGTCTAACGATGAAGCAGTTAGAGTACTGCGtgaagtggttcagaaaccagg ACCAATTAAATTAGTAGTTGCAAAATGCTGGGATCCTAATCCAAAAGGTTATTTCACAATACCACGTACAGAACCTGTACGACCTATAGATCCTGGTGCTTGGGTGGCACATACAGCTGCTATAAGGGGTGAAGGTTTTCCTCCACGCCCACCAAGTGCCACAACTTTAACATCAACGTCAAGTAGTCTTGCAAGCACATTACCAGATACAGAAA GACCATTAGAAGAACTTCACCTTACAGTGAATACTGATATGCCAACAATAGTACGAGCAATGGCTCGGCCAGATTCGGGCTTGGAGATTCGTGATCGTATGTGGCTTAAAATAACAATACCAAATGCATTTATTGGTGCAGATGTGGTGGATTGGCTGAATACTCATGTAGAAGGATTTATTGATCGTCGTGATGCAAGAAAATATGCATCCCTCATGCTGAAAGCTGGTTTTATTAGGCACACagtaaataaaataacattttctgAGCAATGTTATTATATATTTGGCGATTTGTGTTCAGCCATGAGTAGCATGAAACTAGATTGCGATACAGTTGGGCCATTACCTCCACCAAATGCCTGGGACATGCCTTATTCAGGAACATACGCACCTCATTCTGCAACTGGATATAGTCCAATGCCATTTAATTTCACTAACGAACCAACTGTTTATGGTTACCATCGAGAAGAAAGTGTTCATAGTGGTTCAG GAGGTAGTAGCGCAGGTAGTGAGCACATTTGCAAAGAACCTATCCATGATTTAAAATCCTGTTCTTCGGCGTCTGAAACCGAATTGCATATTCCTTCAGTGCCAACTATGCCGAATAAGAATTCTGGTAATGGAAATGGTTCTAATGGAAAGAGGTCTAATGGTAGTCGCAGTCGTTCCAGTGGTTCTGAACAGTCTGTGCAGACAGGAACTGGTTCAGGGAATCAACAGAACCAACAAGACTTATCTGGTAGTAGACAGTCATTTCGCATTGCGATGGGAAATCCTTGTGAATTCTTTGTTGATGTTATGTAG